A genomic segment from Cyanobium sp. NIES-981 encodes:
- a CDS encoding ABC transporter permease, with translation MSRRRALAQYLAARLALAPLMLWLIATLVFLLLRLAPGDPIDALLGTRAPEAARAALRSRLGLDQPLWQQYGGFLRDLLRGDLGTSLTNQDPVSTVIGQTLPASLELGSVALILAAVVGLAVGFSGIARPEGKLDLAGRLYGIGTYALPPFWAAMVVQLIFAVWLGWLPVGGRFPPTLLPPEGSGFYLLDSLRSGLHSGDWQALLGTVRHLTLPAGTLALLLSGIFANALRLNLRRSLASDYVEAARSRGLGEARVVLRHALPNALLPVLTITGITVASLIGGALLIEVTYSWPGIAYRLQEAISQRDYPLVQGIVVVVAALVVLVTVTVDVLVALLDPRIRF, from the coding sequence ATGAGCCGGCGCCGGGCTCTGGCGCAGTATCTGGCGGCACGGCTGGCGCTGGCGCCCCTGATGCTCTGGCTGATCGCCACGCTGGTGTTCCTGCTGCTGCGGCTGGCGCCGGGGGATCCGATCGACGCCCTGCTCGGCACCCGCGCCCCGGAGGCGGCCCGGGCGGCGCTGCGGAGCCGCCTCGGCCTGGATCAGCCCCTCTGGCAGCAGTACGGCGGCTTTCTGCGCGATCTGCTGCGGGGGGATCTGGGCACGTCCCTCACCAACCAGGATCCCGTGAGCACGGTGATCGGCCAGACCCTGCCCGCCAGCCTGGAGCTGGGCAGCGTGGCCCTGATCCTGGCGGCCGTGGTGGGCCTGGCCGTGGGTTTCTCCGGGATCGCCCGGCCCGAGGGCAAGCTCGATCTGGCCGGCCGCCTCTACGGCATCGGCACCTACGCCCTGCCCCCGTTCTGGGCCGCCATGGTGGTGCAGCTGATCTTCGCCGTATGGCTGGGCTGGCTGCCGGTGGGCGGGCGGTTCCCTCCCACCCTGCTGCCGCCCGAGGGCAGCGGCTTCTATCTGCTTGACAGCCTGCGCAGCGGCCTCCACAGCGGCGACTGGCAGGCTCTGCTCGGCACCGTGCGCCACCTCACGCTGCCGGCCGGCACCCTGGCGCTGCTGCTGAGCGGCATCTTCGCCAACGCCCTGCGGCTGAACCTGCGCCGCAGCCTCGCCAGCGACTACGTGGAGGCCGCCCGCAGCCGGGGCCTGGGCGAGGCACGGGTGGTGCTGCGCCATGCCCTGCCCAACGCGCTGCTGCCCGTGCTCACCATCACGGGCATCACCGTGGCCTCGCTGATCGGGGGCGCCCTGCTGATCGAGGTCACCTACTCCTGGCCGGGCATCGCCTACCGGCTGCAGGAGGCGATCAGCCAGCGCGACTACCCCCTGGTGCAGGGCATCGTGGTGGTGGTGGCCGCCCTGGTGGTGCTGGTCACGGTCACGGTGGATGTGCTGGTGGCGCTGCTCGATCCCCGCATCCGCTTCTGA
- a CDS encoding MFS transporter: protein MATLRLVGSIGAGGVLYLTPMVFHQEALSAASVTQGVALAALAGTVSRFLSGWMLDRGVNCSVPVLLAALAALVGDSLLFQARDFGAYLQGQLLFGIAMGLYWPAIELAVPLSCRQGPAPVSSGRGYALVRSADATGIAAGALIGTLLAGMGLLRGIYLVDMLCLSAMVLLLLLRRLPDPDRRAGSGASGRLGGAWLGPLLPVLAVALLATALPALMQSALPLDLVRGGLARQALPESLGAALIALKLGLLVLIQWPVGRALARHPVRIGLGLSLGSFAVGTALLGGSALSSNGVALVVLAQVPLALGEAAFLPVASEAVVELTPVDHRGVAMALFSQCFALSALGAPLLAGMALDRQGHGLGVWWTAAGLCVGGLLLVQRIRPRPAAAA, encoded by the coding sequence GTGGCCACCTTGCGGCTGGTGGGATCGATCGGGGCCGGCGGGGTGCTGTACCTCACCCCGATGGTGTTCCACCAGGAGGCCCTGAGCGCCGCCAGCGTGACCCAGGGGGTGGCCCTCGCCGCCCTGGCTGGCACCGTGAGCCGCTTCCTGAGCGGCTGGATGCTGGATCGGGGCGTGAACTGCTCCGTGCCCGTCCTGCTGGCGGCCCTGGCCGCCCTGGTGGGGGACAGCCTCCTGTTCCAGGCCCGGGACTTCGGGGCCTACCTCCAGGGACAGCTGCTGTTCGGCATCGCCATGGGGCTCTACTGGCCCGCGATCGAACTGGCCGTACCGCTGAGCTGCCGGCAGGGGCCCGCCCCGGTGAGCTCTGGCCGGGGCTACGCCCTGGTGCGCAGTGCCGATGCCACCGGCATTGCCGCTGGAGCACTGATCGGCACGCTGCTGGCGGGCATGGGGCTGCTGCGGGGCATCTACCTGGTGGACATGCTGTGCCTCAGCGCCATGGTGCTCCTGTTGCTGCTCCGGCGGCTGCCGGATCCGGACAGGCGTGCCGGCAGTGGTGCGAGCGGCCGCCTGGGGGGAGCCTGGCTGGGTCCGCTGCTGCCGGTGCTGGCCGTCGCTCTGCTGGCCACGGCCCTGCCCGCCCTGATGCAGAGCGCCCTGCCGCTCGACCTGGTGCGGGGGGGCCTGGCACGCCAGGCGTTGCCCGAGAGCCTGGGGGCGGCCCTGATCGCCCTCAAGCTGGGGCTGCTGGTGCTGATTCAGTGGCCGGTCGGCAGGGCGCTGGCCCGGCATCCGGTGCGGATCGGGCTCGGCCTCAGCCTGGGCAGCTTCGCGGTGGGCACAGCCCTGCTGGGGGGCTCAGCGCTCAGCAGCAACGGGGTGGCCCTGGTGGTGCTGGCCCAGGTTCCCCTGGCCCTCGGGGAAGCCGCCTTTCTGCCGGTGGCGAGTGAGGCGGTGGTGGAACTCACCCCGGTGGACCATCGGGGAGTGGCGATGGCCCTCTTCTCCCAGTGCTTTGCCCTGAGCGCCCTGGGGGCGCCGCTGCTGGCCGGAATGGCCCTGGACCGGCAGGGCCACGGCCTGGGGGTGTGGTGGACGGCCGCCGGACTCTGCGTCGGGGGCCTGCTGCTGGTGCAGCGGATCAGGCCGAGGCCTGCGGCGGCTGCCTGA
- a CDS encoding ABC transporter substrate-binding protein yields the protein MSATVAGCLPRSPGSQSPAASGNRLVVASRNRVDSVDPAGAYTFGAMQLLSAIGDPLYAVTESGQLEPRLALELPQLSSDGRTARIPLRRGVRFHDGTAFDAAAMVFSLERFLAIGKLSYLLGDRVTAVRAVDSHTLELSLGQPFAPLAELLSAVALTPLSPTAYRQHGRRLLNERFVGTGPYRLTFFSKQQQRLEPFADYWGGQPANNGIDLVSLSNSTALFGALTSGEVDVLLSTSLEIDQQAALRRRSRQGQLREGSGAALEISYLTLLSDQPPFDNPTLRRALAYSLDRDTISERVTLGLRPPLRELVPPSLPGSDPVAWVRYDPVRARSLYRQAGYCQGQALRVPLTFRSNIPSDRLFALTWQAQLRQDLGDCVQLEVTGMESTTAYRQLGEGAFTLILLDWMGDFPDADNYLIPLLACEKEEQHRCLEGASAASGSFWAQPGLQALLQRSESSSGAERRSLLQRIQRITAGANPYIPLWLVAPRAWAQPGVSRPRFDGSGRLQLQALTRTGMGVEANTEAVQP from the coding sequence GCTGAGCGCGATCGGAGATCCGCTCTATGCCGTCACCGAATCGGGGCAGCTGGAACCGCGCCTCGCCCTGGAGCTGCCGCAGCTGAGCTCCGATGGCCGCACCGCCAGGATTCCCCTGCGGCGGGGCGTCCGGTTCCATGACGGCACCGCCTTCGATGCGGCCGCCATGGTGTTCAGCCTCGAGCGCTTCCTGGCGATCGGCAAGCTGAGCTATCTCCTCGGCGACCGGGTCACGGCGGTTCGGGCGGTCGACTCCCACACCCTGGAGCTCAGCCTGGGCCAGCCCTTCGCGCCGCTGGCCGAGCTGCTCAGCGCCGTGGCCCTCACGCCCCTCTCCCCCACCGCCTACCGCCAGCACGGGCGGCGGCTGCTCAACGAGCGCTTCGTGGGCACCGGCCCCTACCGGCTCACCTTCTTCAGCAAGCAGCAGCAGCGGCTGGAGCCCTTCGCCGACTACTGGGGCGGCCAGCCCGCCAACAACGGCATCGACCTGGTGTCGCTCAGCAACTCCACCGCCCTGTTCGGTGCCCTCACCAGCGGCGAGGTGGATGTGCTCCTCTCCACCAGCCTGGAGATCGACCAGCAGGCCGCCCTGCGCCGGCGCAGCCGGCAGGGTCAGCTGCGGGAGGGCAGCGGGGCGGCCCTGGAGATCAGCTATCTCACCCTGCTCAGCGACCAGCCGCCGTTCGACAACCCCACGCTGCGCCGGGCCCTGGCCTACAGCCTCGATCGCGACACGATCAGCGAGCGGGTGACCCTGGGGCTGCGGCCGCCCCTGCGGGAGCTGGTGCCCCCCAGCCTGCCGGGCTCCGATCCCGTCGCCTGGGTGCGCTACGACCCCGTGCGGGCCCGCAGTCTCTACCGCCAGGCGGGCTACTGCCAGGGCCAGGCGCTGCGGGTGCCGCTCACCTTCCGCTCGAACATCCCCAGCGACCGCCTCTTCGCCCTCACCTGGCAGGCTCAGCTGCGTCAGGACCTGGGCGACTGTGTGCAGCTGGAGGTGACGGGCATGGAATCCACCACGGCCTACCGCCAGCTGGGCGAAGGGGCCTTCACCCTGATCCTGCTGGACTGGATGGGGGACTTTCCCGACGCCGACAACTACCTGATTCCCCTGCTGGCCTGCGAGAAGGAGGAGCAGCACCGCTGCCTGGAGGGCGCCAGCGCCGCCAGCGGCAGCTTCTGGGCCCAGCCGGGCCTGCAGGCTCTGCTGCAGCGCAGCGAGAGCAGCAGCGGTGCCGAGCGCCGCAGCCTCCTGCAGCGGATCCAGCGGATCACGGCGGGCGCCAATCCCTACATCCCCCTCTGGCTGGTGGCCCCGCGGGCCTGGGCCCAGCCCGGCGTCAGCCGGCCGCGCTTCGATGGATCCGGACGGCTGCAGCTGCAGGCCCTCACCCGCACGGGAATGGGCGTCGAGGCCAACACGGAAGCGGTGCAGCCATGA
- a CDS encoding alpha/beta hydrolase: MFFPPLAAQPARAASELVVELDGLQLPLDLDDLEAWTLDPQGATSSLALWLDLLDPGSRRGLIRLLRAPLLRDRGFGVQMLSSWTGEPLLREVGGLITTPAGDNTGVLLLATLSQLLERQSTITSLDLLRALPPERLHLRVDGLLELAGDWRRQLQLQERAMAELRALPLPRRSSRTLLLGRQDHGRSPQRLQLAVAHRSSPLPLELWPARQAKRGPWLLLMPGLGGNTEQLSWLAAALAERGWPVLLIEHPGSDERAVKASLEGEGPPPGAESLPARLADLQAVLAAQRDGGLPAFGPSPAGEDGMVLFGHSLGGLAALMAAGLVPEQGLAQRCEQALSSLPVTNLSRLLQCQLPQVMGDGARQTFPVSGSALQDAIPLRGVITFNGFGSLLWPARGLADLNLPVMVVGGSLDLVTPPVTEQLDLFLGNRHPRSRLVVVDGGSHFSPVRMTSQGEPLFRLGNQLVGEDPRRVQDLLLAATIEFLEGWQHPSLLSPQRRVHNGITAYVLDQGQARRWRDRLGRP, translated from the coding sequence GTGTTCTTTCCGCCGCTGGCGGCCCAACCGGCCCGGGCGGCCTCCGAGCTGGTGGTGGAGCTGGATGGCCTTCAGCTGCCCCTCGATCTCGACGATCTGGAGGCCTGGACCCTGGACCCCCAGGGCGCCACGAGCAGCCTGGCGCTGTGGCTGGATCTGCTGGATCCCGGATCCCGCCGGGGACTGATCCGGTTGCTCCGCGCCCCCCTGCTGCGGGATCGCGGCTTCGGGGTTCAGATGCTGAGCAGCTGGACCGGGGAGCCGTTGCTGCGCGAGGTGGGGGGCCTGATCACCACCCCCGCCGGAGACAACACCGGCGTGCTGCTGCTGGCGACCCTGAGCCAGCTGCTGGAGCGCCAGAGCACCATCACCTCGCTGGACCTGCTGCGGGCCCTCCCGCCGGAACGGCTGCACCTGCGCGTCGATGGTCTGCTGGAGCTGGCAGGCGACTGGCGCCGGCAGCTGCAGCTCCAGGAGAGGGCGATGGCCGAACTGCGCGCCCTGCCCCTGCCGCGGCGCAGCTCACGCACGCTGCTGCTCGGGCGGCAGGACCACGGCAGGAGTCCCCAGCGGCTGCAGCTCGCCGTTGCCCACCGCTCCTCTCCCCTGCCCCTGGAGCTCTGGCCGGCCCGTCAGGCCAAGCGCGGACCCTGGCTGCTGCTGATGCCGGGGCTGGGGGGCAACACCGAGCAGCTCAGCTGGCTGGCGGCCGCCCTGGCCGAACGGGGCTGGCCGGTGCTGCTGATCGAGCATCCCGGCAGTGATGAGCGGGCTGTGAAGGCCTCACTGGAGGGGGAGGGGCCTCCGCCCGGAGCCGAGTCGCTGCCGGCGCGGCTGGCCGATCTGCAGGCGGTGCTGGCGGCCCAGCGGGATGGCGGCCTGCCGGCCTTCGGGCCTTCGCCGGCCGGTGAGGACGGCATGGTGCTGTTTGGCCATTCCCTCGGAGGGCTGGCGGCGCTGATGGCCGCCGGCCTTGTGCCGGAACAGGGCCTGGCGCAGCGTTGCGAGCAGGCCCTCTCCTCGTTGCCGGTCACCAACCTCTCCCGCCTGCTCCAGTGCCAGCTGCCCCAAGTGATGGGGGATGGCGCCCGGCAGACCTTCCCCGTGAGCGGCTCAGCGCTGCAGGATGCGATTCCGCTGCGCGGCGTGATCACCTTCAACGGGTTCGGGAGCCTGCTCTGGCCTGCCCGCGGTCTTGCGGACCTCAACCTGCCTGTGATGGTGGTGGGGGGCAGCCTGGATCTGGTCACCCCGCCGGTCACCGAGCAGCTGGATCTGTTCCTCGGGAACCGGCACCCCCGCAGCCGTCTGGTGGTGGTGGACGGCGGCAGCCACTTCTCGCCGGTGCGCATGACCTCCCAGGGGGAGCCGCTTTTCCGGCTGGGGAATCAGCTGGTGGGCGAAGACCCCCGCAGGGTGCAGGATCTGCTCCTGGCTGCCACGATCGAGTTCCTGGAGGGGTGGCAGCATCCCAGCCTCCTCTCGCCCCAGCGCCGGGTGCACAACGGCATCACCGCCTATGTGCTCGATCAGGGCCAGGCACGCCGTTGGCGCGACCGGCTGGGGCGCCCCTGA
- the ychF gene encoding redox-regulated ATPase YchF encodes MLKAGIVGLPNVGKSTLFNALVANAQAEAANYPFCTIEPNSGVVAVPDPRLQELATLSRSREIIPTRVEFVDIAGLVKGASQGEGLGNKFLANIREVDAIVHVVRCFDDDDVIHVAGSVDPVRDAEVINLELALADLAQVEKRRERLKKQVRTSKEAQQEDAVLERLQAVLEAGGAVRTVALSPEEQALIRPLGLLTAKPIIYASNVSEDDLAAGNAHVEAVQTLAAQEGAETVRISAQVEAELIELPEEDRAEFLEGLGVSEGGLQGLIRATYALLGLRTYFTTGEKETRAWTITAGMTAPQAAGVIHTDFERGFIRAQTIGHRQLVEAGSLAEARNRGWLRSEGKEYVVAEGDVMEFLFNV; translated from the coding sequence ATGCTCAAAGCCGGAATCGTCGGGCTGCCCAACGTGGGCAAGTCGACCCTGTTCAACGCCCTGGTGGCCAATGCCCAGGCCGAGGCCGCCAACTATCCCTTCTGCACGATCGAGCCCAATTCCGGGGTGGTGGCCGTGCCGGATCCGCGCCTGCAGGAGCTGGCCACGCTCAGCCGCAGCAGGGAGATCATCCCCACCCGCGTGGAGTTCGTGGACATCGCGGGTCTTGTGAAGGGTGCCAGCCAGGGTGAGGGCCTGGGCAACAAGTTTCTGGCCAACATCCGCGAGGTGGACGCGATCGTGCATGTGGTGCGCTGCTTCGACGACGACGACGTGATCCATGTGGCCGGTTCGGTGGATCCCGTGCGGGATGCCGAGGTGATCAATCTGGAGCTGGCTCTGGCGGATCTGGCCCAGGTGGAGAAGCGGCGCGAGCGGCTCAAGAAGCAGGTGCGCACCAGCAAGGAGGCCCAGCAGGAGGATGCGGTGCTGGAGCGCCTCCAGGCGGTGCTGGAGGCGGGTGGAGCCGTCCGCACGGTGGCCCTTAGCCCGGAGGAGCAGGCCCTGATCCGGCCGCTCGGACTGCTCACCGCCAAGCCGATCATCTACGCCAGCAACGTGAGCGAGGACGATCTGGCGGCGGGCAATGCCCACGTGGAGGCCGTGCAGACCCTGGCGGCCCAGGAAGGTGCGGAAACCGTGAGGATCTCCGCCCAGGTGGAGGCCGAGCTGATCGAACTGCCGGAGGAGGACCGCGCCGAGTTCCTCGAGGGGCTGGGCGTGAGCGAGGGGGGACTGCAGGGCCTGATCCGGGCCACCTACGCCCTGCTGGGTCTGCGCACCTACTTCACCACCGGCGAGAAGGAAACCCGTGCCTGGACCATCACCGCCGGCATGACGGCTCCCCAGGCGGCCGGTGTGATCCACACCGATTTCGAGCGGGGCTTCATCCGGGCCCAGACCATCGGCCATCGGCAGCTGGTGGAGGCCGGCTCGCTGGCGGAGGCCCGCAACCGCGGCTGGTTGCGCAGCGAGGGCAAGGAGTACGTGGTGGCGGAAGGGGATGTGATGGAGTTTCTGTTCAACGTGTGA